The nucleotide window AAGATAATGATCTGCGAATTCATGCCATAAAAAAAACTCAATTTCTTTCATTGCCGCTGAGTATTCAAAAACATCCATGAGTTGCGTTGTTTTTTCCACAAGTCTACTAAACTTAGTTAAAATCCACACATCAACATCGATGAGATGACGAGGTTTTTTCGGTTTATTTTTTTCAAGAACAGAACCAATAAATTGCTCTACATTCCAAAGTTTCCGTAAGAGTTTAACACCACGGATCACATCTTTTTTCCGAAACGGATTATCCTCTCCCAGAGCGCAACTTGCAGCATAACATCGAAACGCATCAGCACCAAACTCGTCAATAACCTGCAACGGATCAATCACATTACCTAAACTTGCATGCATCGGTGTTCCATCTTCAGAAAGAATAAAACCACCCATCATCACATTCTCAAAAGGTTGTTCACCAGTCAGCAGAGTACATCGTAAAATCGTGTAAAACGCCCACGTCCGAATGATATCATGTGCTTGAGGACGAACCGACATCGGATACAATCGTTTAAAAAGATCGTCGTTTCGATACCAAAACGTATTGTACAGCGGAGAAATTGATGAATCCATCCAAGTGTCAAAAACATCTTCACAACCTTTCAAAGATCCACCACATTTTGGACATGTCTCAACCGGTGGTTTATCAACTGTTGGGTCGACGTAACAATCCTTGATTGATGCGAGTACAACTTCACCACAGTGTACACACTCCCATAACGGAATAGGCGTTGCAAAATACCGCTGCCGACTAATCACCCAATCCCACTCCAACGAATTAACCCATTCAACAAGACGAATTTTCATAAAATCAGGATACCATGACATCTTGTCACTTGCAGCAAGAACAGCTTGTTTAAACGGAATTGTTTTCAAAAACCATTGTTCAGCATTAACGAATTCAACTGGGGTTTTACACCGCCAACATACTCCAACATTTTGATCAAGAGAAACTTGCTTAATGAGAAGATCATGTTTCTTAAGATCATCAAGAACTGCATGGCGAGCATCAGCAATCGTCATACCTGCATATTTTTTACAGATATCGGTCATTTTGCCTTCTTCATTAATACTCATCTCAATAGGGAGCTTATATTTAAAAACCCATTTCAAATCCTCTTTATCACCAATGGTACAAATCATAACAATACCAGTACCAAAGTTCGGATCAACAGCCTCATCTTGAACAATTCTCACCAATTTATCAAAAAGAGGAACTTTCACGGTTTGATCAACTAACCATGCTGCCCGTTCATCAGACGGATGAACCGCAAGTATCTGACATGACGGAAGCATCTCTGGACGAGTGGTCGCAATCTCAACATACATTCCCTGCTTATCTTTTCCAATACCATGATAATTCAATAAAACCTCAGGTTGTATATCGGTGAAATAAAACTTCAGCGTGTTCAGAGAGGTCGATCGAGCAGTATACGTCACTTCTGCATC belongs to Candidatus Thermoplasmatota archaeon and includes:
- a CDS encoding valine--tRNA ligase, producing MVEYDQKALEAKWQQYWQKEKIYHFDFQSKKKPYSIDVPPRYASGPLHAGHAVHYTHIDFAARYKRMRGYNVFFPLCFDVNGIPIEERVERKLNITRKDIDRHEFIKLCSAFAQENIQTMTDQFIRLGESMDPSIYYQTDAEYYRRITQISFLKLYEMGHIYKGRFPVNWCPRCMTAMADAEVTYTARSTSLNTLKFYFTDIQPEVLLNYHGIGKDKQGMYVEIATTRPEMLPSCQILAVHPSDERAAWLVDQTVKVPLFDKLVRIVQDEAVDPNFGTGIVMICTIGDKEDLKWVFKYKLPIEMSINEEGKMTDICKKYAGMTIADARHAVLDDLKKHDLLIKQVSLDQNVGVCWRCKTPVEFVNAEQWFLKTIPFKQAVLAASDKMSWYPDFMKIRLVEWVNSLEWDWVISRQRYFATPIPLWECVHCGEVVLASIKDCYVDPTVDKPPVETCPKCGGSLKGCEDVFDTWMDSSISPLYNTFWYRNDDLFKRLYPMSVRPQAHDIIRTWAFYTILRCTLLTGEQPFENVMMGGFILSEDGTPMHASLGNVIDPLQVIDEFGADAFRCYAASCALGEDNPFRKKDVIRGVKLLRKLWNVEQFIGSVLEKNKPKKPRHLIDVDVWILTKFSRLVEKTTQLMDVFEYSAAMKEIEFFLWHEFADHYLEMIKESVYKNENSESIRYTVYTVGIGLLKLFAPFFPHITEELYHVWYKRFEEGKSIHLLDWPTSVLVDDVKESYGEIVKQYIAAVRSWKSEQGIALNAPLPGVATYAPEGYIHALQRSAPLITSTLKYPKDHHFVVGTPNVEERITKINPVFAKIGPTLKQESGNFKVWLEKNQSLIIQKLQDSGDIPFSDVPLNIPHSIKDDYLVKDGYIRLEKEARIHGKQKNIVRKFDTFYLELKRGEM